The genomic region GCTTTGGAACCTCATGTTGTCATTGCTGATTGGCAACCTGATGATAGGTTGACGATCATCGCACCTTGCCAAAATACCTTTGCTTTCAGGCTTATCATAGCAGATCTGTTCGACCTCCCATATAGTAAGGTCAGGTTGAGTTCCCCTGCCATAGGGGGAGCCTTCGGGGGCAAGCTCGAAGTGTGTGTCGAACCTGTTGCGGCATTGCTGAGCAAGCTTGCAGGCCAACCTGTGAAACTTGAGCTTACACGCAGGGAAACCATCATTGCAACACGGGTACGCCATGCTTCGGAAAACCATCTTTGTACAGGTTTTTCAAACGATGGCACCATCCAGGCTATTGACTGCCTGATGTATACCAATACAGGAGCTTATGCTTCGAGTGCCATGAATGTTGCCGGAGCACTTTCCCATAAACTCCTGTTGCCCTACACGGTACGCAATGTTCGGATTACCGTTATTCCTGTGTATACCAATACCATCATTGCGGGTGCTATGCGTGGCTATGGTTCTCCACAGCTGTTCTTTGGCTTGGAACGGCAGATCGAGGAGATAGCCCATATCCTTGGTGTTGACAATACGGAAATTCAACTGAAGAACATGGTTGATCCTGACAGTCTCAACAGCCTTTCAGGTGAACCAATCGGGAACCCCCGTCCGAAAGACTGCCTTGTGAAAGCCATGGAACTGATGGACTATCAGGCAGTGAAGGAAGAAGAGCAAAAAAGCAAGGAGGAACCTGGACGATATGCGATAGGAGTCGGTGTTGCGCTGGGCGTTCATGGCAACAACTGTTTCGGCGTACACCGTGACAATACCACGCCGATGATCAGGATGAACGAAGATGGTTCCTGTACTTTGGTTACAGGCGCCCATGACATGGGCAATGATGTCCTGGGAATGCAGATGCAGATCATATCGGATGTCATTGGGGTCTCGATGGATAAGATATCTGTTGTTGCTGCAGATACGGACACTTGCCTTTGGCATATCGGGGACTATTCCAGCCGTGGGGTCTTTGTCATAGGTTCTGCTGCGAAGAATACGGCTGAAAAACTTCGTAGGGAACTGCAGATAGAAGCTGGAAAACTGCTTGATACCGATCCTGAGATGATTGAACTGCATGATGACGCGGCTTGGGTCAAGGGGAATACAGGTTGTACGGTTTCATTGAGGGACGTCATGACCAATTGTCAGGCTGTCAGCGGTAGGGAACTGTGTGTGTATGAAACCTATGAAGCACCTCGGGGTGCTGCTTCCTATGGAGTGCATATGGCTAAGGTCAGCATTGACAGGGAAACAGGAAAGGTGAGCATTCTTTCCTATGTTGCCGTGCACGATGTGGGATTCATCATCAATCCCATGATGTTGGAAGGCCAGCTTGAAGGTGGTATCCACATGGGTCTGGGCTATGGGCTGTCTGAGAAGATTACCTTTGATGAGCAGGGGAAACCTTCCCCGTTGGTGTTGAAAAGATACGGTGTGCTGAGGGCAACCGATATGCCTTCTCATTTGAAGGTAGGTTTTGTTGCGGATAAGGGCGGAGAACCCGGCGGTCCGTATGGGGCAAAGGCCATGGGTGAGTGTCCGGTCGTGCCTGTTGCCCCTGCTGTGGTCAATGCAATACGGAATGCTTTGGATATGGAAATAAATGATTTGCCTGCAGATAAGGAAAAGATACTGCAGGTTTTGCATCAGCAAGCTGGAAGAGGGTAGAGTTATGGTAAGAATATTGGGAATTTGCGGTAGTCCTCGTAGGAAATCTGCATATGTTGCTTTGCGTACAGCTCTTGAAGGTGCTGCGGCGTCAGGCGAAGAAGCAGAGACTTCTCTGGTTGAGCTTCGGGGCAGAGATATGCATCTATGCATCCACTGCAACAAGTGTCTGCGGGAAAAAGCAGACAGATGTGTCATTTTTGAAGATGACATGACTCCTTTATATGATGAATTCTATAATGCCGATGGTATCATCATCGCTTCACCGGTTTATGAAATGAACATTACGGCACAGACGGCTTCGTTTATGCATCGTTTTCGTTCTGCGTGGATAAAAGGTGTACGGGAACCGGAATTCTTTATCAGGAAAGTAGGGGCCGGCATTACGGTAGGCGGTACACGGAACGGCGGACAGGAAAGTGCCATGAATGCAATCAATAACTTTTTCCTTGCCCAGGGGATGACACTTTGCAGCGGAGGAAACGGCATGTATACCGGTGCAATGCTATGGAATCCTGGGGATGGCTCTACCGATATGGATGATCCTGTGGGTTTGGAAAATGCCAGGATATTGGGAAGGAATGTTGCAGTGATGGCCCGTATCATGAAAGAGGCAAGATTATGGAAGAGCTGACGATTACCATAAACAGACGGCAATACAGGCTGGCTATCGAGCATTCCTGGACATTGCTGTATCTCCTGCGCGAGGTGTTGAACCTGACAGGAACGAAATGTGGGTGCAGTACCAATGATTGCGGTGCCTGCAAGGTCATCATTGACGGAGAAGCAATGAATTCATGTTGTATCCTTGCGAGGAATCTCAATGGCCATGAGGTGGAAACGATAGAAGGACTTGCAAGGGGAACGGAACTTCATCCGATTCAGAAAGCCTTCATTGAAGCAGGAGCCGTACAGTGCGGCTTCTGTACGCCAGGCATGATTATGTCGGCAAAGGCACTCCTGGACAAGAATCCTGATCCGGATGAAACGC from Spirochaetia bacterium harbors:
- a CDS encoding xanthine dehydrogenase family protein molybdopterin-binding subunit — translated: MKGKGRSMVGQSKPINDAVRKVTGRKSYVADMKLPGLLYAKLLLSPVAHAYIKYIDTSQAEALPGVRAVVTYRNAPSKTYNSAKRFIEQKVICNEQIFSRTLRFVGDRVAAVAADTEEIATEAIRLIKVEYSPLPIITSISQALEPDAYPIHEGGNRAGKISFEAGKVDQALSSCDYVLRRTYTTPAIHHLALEPHVVIADWQPDDRLTIIAPCQNTFAFRLIIADLFDLPYSKVRLSSPAIGGAFGGKLEVCVEPVAALLSKLAGQPVKLELTRRETIIATRVRHASENHLCTGFSNDGTIQAIDCLMYTNTGAYASSAMNVAGALSHKLLLPYTVRNVRITVIPVYTNTIIAGAMRGYGSPQLFFGLERQIEEIAHILGVDNTEIQLKNMVDPDSLNSLSGEPIGNPRPKDCLVKAMELMDYQAVKEEEQKSKEEPGRYAIGVGVALGVHGNNCFGVHRDNTTPMIRMNEDGSCTLVTGAHDMGNDVLGMQMQIISDVIGVSMDKISVVAADTDTCLWHIGDYSSRGVFVIGSAAKNTAEKLRRELQIEAGKLLDTDPEMIELHDDAAWVKGNTGCTVSLRDVMTNCQAVSGRELCVYETYEAPRGAASYGVHMAKVSIDRETGKVSILSYVAVHDVGFIINPMMLEGQLEGGIHMGLGYGLSEKITFDEQGKPSPLVLKRYGVLRATDMPSHLKVGFVADKGGEPGGPYGAKAMGECPVVPVAPAVVNAIRNALDMEINDLPADKEKILQVLHQQAGRG
- a CDS encoding flavodoxin family protein, giving the protein MVRILGICGSPRRKSAYVALRTALEGAAASGEEAETSLVELRGRDMHLCIHCNKCLREKADRCVIFEDDMTPLYDEFYNADGIIIASPVYEMNITAQTASFMHRFRSAWIKGVREPEFFIRKVGAGITVGGTRNGGQESAMNAINNFFLAQGMTLCSGGNGMYTGAMLWNPGDGSTDMDDPVGLENARILGRNVAVMARIMKEARLWKS
- a CDS encoding (2Fe-2S)-binding protein, whose amino-acid sequence is MEELTITINRRQYRLAIEHSWTLLYLLREVLNLTGTKCGCSTNDCGACKVIIDGEAMNSCCILARNLNGHEVETIEGLARGTELHPIQKAFIEAGAVQCGFCTPGMIMSAKALLDKNPDPDETQIRKAIEGNLCRCTGYVKIVEAIQLAAKWLREE